The following coding sequences are from one Gemmatimonadota bacterium window:
- a CDS encoding cytochrome c, with protein sequence MDLRKLGFGATALCAAATLMLAGCAPQDGGTAGDDTAAVVSPAPPAALASGRDLFDAHCAECHGPAASGTTQGPPLVHDIYRPGHHADVSFHLAVQRGSRAHHWNFGDMQPLPGVPADRVQEIVDYVRWLQREAGVR encoded by the coding sequence ATGGACCTACGCAAGTTAGGCTTCGGAGCAACGGCACTCTGCGCCGCGGCTACGCTGATGCTCGCCGGCTGCGCGCCACAGGACGGCGGCACTGCCGGCGACGACACGGCGGCCGTGGTGTCGCCCGCTCCGCCGGCGGCGCTGGCGTCGGGACGCGACCTGTTCGACGCGCACTGCGCCGAGTGCCATGGGCCCGCCGCCAGCGGCACCACCCAGGGGCCGCCGTTGGTCCACGACATCTACCGGCCTGGACACCACGCCGACGTATCCTTCCACCTGGCCGTGCAGCGCGGATCGCGCGCGCACCACTGGAATTTCGGGGACATGCAGCCGCTGCCCGGGGTGCCCGCCGATCGCGTGCAGGAAATAGTCGACTACGTACGCTGGCTCCAGCGCGAGGCGGGCGTCCGCTGA
- a CDS encoding matrixin family metalloprotease, translating to MAADEVCLDVGYLCASLSDSASFRVLRWPDEVRGLSVFIPAPAGLDPSAGRRLRDAAARGISAWDGAPLAIGVTTRPEDRSDITVTWVRSLPDSRLGRARVEWAVRDGVERFAVPRFELTTHASGGATRLRTPEEVELVAVHEMGHALGLPHSDREADVMYPQRTARRLTTRDHRTSLALYRLPGGALVTRNH from the coding sequence TTGGCCGCGGACGAAGTTTGTCTCGACGTGGGGTACCTGTGCGCCTCTCTCAGCGACTCGGCCTCCTTCCGAGTGCTTCGCTGGCCCGACGAAGTGAGAGGATTGTCGGTGTTCATTCCGGCGCCTGCCGGACTGGATCCGTCGGCGGGGAGGCGCCTGCGAGACGCGGCTGCCCGCGGCATAAGCGCGTGGGACGGAGCGCCCCTGGCGATCGGCGTCACCACCCGCCCGGAGGACCGCTCGGACATCACCGTGACGTGGGTCCGTTCACTCCCGGACTCGCGTCTGGGCCGCGCGCGCGTAGAATGGGCCGTGCGTGACGGCGTGGAACGGTTCGCCGTGCCGCGCTTCGAGTTGACGACCCACGCCTCGGGAGGTGCAACCCGCCTCCGCACGCCCGAGGAGGTGGAGCTGGTCGCGGTCCACGAGATGGGCCACGCGCTGGGGCTGCCGCACAGCGATCGGGAAGCGGACGTCATGTACCCCCAGCGAACAGCGCGGCGACTCACCACACGCGACCACAGGACATCGCTGGCATTGTATCGCCTACCGGGCGGGGCGCTGGTGACCAGGAATCACTGA
- a CDS encoding cytochrome c, with amino-acid sequence MGLIRTVGAVFVGMIAVLVMLVVAAYGVSEYRLRRLWEVQPRPLEVATALNMEEASRLATVHGCTECHGPDLGGSVLTDDPVFGRITAPNLTRGGDGAAARYNSSDWVRAIRHGIDAEGRGLVLMPSEYFYYLADDQIAAVIEFVKAAEPSNRRLDATSLGPVARALYASGLAPLVAADVIDHESSPPKPPPAGPTAEYGAHLARACQSCHGENLAGGASGPAPAPNLTPHAAGLGDWTEEQFRAAMREGVRPDGSEIAEAMPWKAFRAMTDQELAALWAHLREVPAVVVAE; translated from the coding sequence ATGGGCCTGATTCGCACGGTGGGGGCGGTGTTCGTTGGAATGATCGCCGTATTGGTGATGCTTGTAGTGGCGGCTTATGGCGTCAGCGAGTACCGCCTGCGCCGGTTGTGGGAAGTCCAGCCGCGCCCGTTGGAGGTGGCGACGGCGCTGAACATGGAGGAAGCCAGCCGGCTCGCCACGGTGCACGGGTGCACCGAATGCCACGGTCCGGACCTGGGAGGCAGCGTCTTGACGGACGATCCCGTGTTCGGGCGCATCACCGCCCCCAACCTGACCAGAGGCGGCGACGGCGCGGCGGCGCGCTATAACAGCAGCGATTGGGTTCGCGCCATCCGCCACGGGATCGACGCCGAGGGGCGGGGCTTGGTGCTGATGCCATCGGAGTACTTCTACTACCTGGCCGACGATCAGATCGCGGCCGTGATCGAATTCGTCAAGGCGGCCGAACCGTCCAACAGGCGCTTGGATGCCACGAGCCTGGGGCCGGTGGCGCGTGCGCTTTATGCGAGCGGCCTGGCGCCGCTGGTCGCGGCGGACGTGATCGACCACGAGTCCTCGCCGCCCAAGCCCCCTCCAGCGGGGCCGACCGCCGAGTACGGGGCGCACCTGGCGCGTGCCTGCCAGAGTTGCCACGGCGAGAACCTGGCCGGCGGCGCTAGCGGGCCCGCGCCGGCCCCCAACCTAACTCCGCACGCCGCCGGCCTGGGCGACTGGACCGAGGAGCAGTTCCGCGCGGCCATGCGCGAGGGAGTGCGGCCGGACGGCTCGGAGATCGCCGAGGCGATGCCGTGGAAGGCGTTTCGCGCCATGACCGACCAGGAACTCGCGGCGCTGTGGGCCCATTTACGCGAGGTCCCCGCGGTAGTCGTGGCGGAGTGA